A window of Coregonus clupeaformis isolate EN_2021a chromosome 28, ASM2061545v1, whole genome shotgun sequence contains these coding sequences:
- the LOC121542551 gene encoding DENN domain-containing protein 5B isoform X3, with product MSGTNAASGAAPCRFAHYFVICGIDTETGLEPDELAALYQWLEADRQGRDPDTAATGENFEQSPLKRTFKSKVLAHYPENVEWNPFDQDAVNMLCMPKGLSFRTQADSREPQFHSFLITREDGSRTYGFVHTFYEEVTSPQICSAMQTLYQMHQAENPSSATPSSSSSSSSSMDSLASSLDEADSPSSSSCRSVACGGYDASRDTLYVSKALCLITPMPFMHACRRFLSQMHRAVTAASPPPLPLESYVHNVLYEVPLPPPGRSLKFHGVYEPIVCQRPGPGELPLADFPLGQTFTLLGVENLVQLFNCTLLEMQILLYSQDYQRLMTVAEGITTLLFPFQWQHVYVPILPASLLHFLDAPVPYLMGLQSKEGTDRSKLELPQEANLCFVDIDNHCIELPEDFPQFPNKPEFIQELSEVLLRYGLSPVGGAPPISDPPSTTTTPGSVSTRHPGLKGQQALRELEDDGRNGNLRGEQLAVLELLQGNATLERLQALAKRTGVRVEALRGVGGEGEGQGGRTAVEEEELRNAKLNVQLREVFASRFTTMFADYEAFVIQSAPDLESWLTNREQMHNFDKASFLSDQPEPYLPFLSHFIETQMFATFIDNKIMSQWEEKEPLLRVFDGRIDKARLYNVRAPSLRSSNYQRCTILKESAQAIEQRLMKIDHTAIHPHLLDMKIGQGKYEQGFFPKLQSDVLSVGPINNNRWSNRTATAQRRKDRHRQQTEHLTLDNDLKEQVEGCLVLQNSMAFWEWDKASPPPLKPPKKSASECCLKHMQDARSLGKNLRQPKLSDLSPAVIAQTNWKFVEGLLKECRIKTKRMLVEKMGREAVELGHGEANITGLEENTLIASLCDLLERIWSHGLQVKQGKSALWSHLLHYQAREEKLEQQQAESPVSNGSERRKSESSIGMPSLRASVIQDMRHIQSMGEIKTDVGRARAWIRLSLEKKLLSQHLKQLLSRQALTKKLYKRYAFLRCEEEKEQFLFHLLSLNTVDYFCFTSVFTTIMIPYRAVIIPIKKLSNAMTTSNPWVCVSGELGDSGVRQITKNVLEMTFDCQNLGKLTTVQLGHDNSGLLAKWLVDCVMVRNEITGHTYKFPCGRWLGKGVDDGSLERVLIGELALPNADEDCGRGCRTPDMEHSPGQTRRISITSMGGRGYKPTSAQIQEAIGEAVNSICKHFHKPEKERGSLTILLCGEVGLVGALEQFFHNGFKSARLFQKTVFVWDFVEKAVAYMESADQMGDMQETAEPLGLTCVYLCRYVSAINSSPRNIGKDGKFQLLVCLGARDRLLIQWLPLLVECPVIQRMYEESALLRDRTMVNALIAVLQTLHDFPITLEASLIKGIDL from the exons CTTTGTACCAATGGCTAGAGGCTGACCGCCAAGGCAGAGACCCCGATACAGCAGCCACAG GGGAGAACTTTGAGCAGAGCCCCCTGAAGAGGACGTTCAAGTCTAAAGTCCTGGCCCACTACCCTGAGAACGTGGAGTGGAACCCTTTCGACCAGGATGCTGTCAACATG CTCTGTATGCCCAAAGGCCTGTCGTTCAGGACGCAGGCGGACAGCCGGGAGCCCCAGTTCCACTCCTTCCTGATCACCCGGGAGGACGGCTCTCGCACCTACGGCTTCGTCCACACCTTCTACGAGGAGGTGACGTCCCCTCAGATCTGCTCGGCCATGCAGACCCTCTACCAGATGCACCAGGCCGAGAACCCTTCCTCcgccaccccctcctcctcttcctcctcttcctccagtaTGGACTCTCTGGCTAGCAGCCTCGACGAAGCAGATTCTCCATCTTCATCATCTTGCCGGTCGGTGGCGTGCGGCGGCTACGACGCGTCGCGGGACACCCTCTACGTCTCCAAGGCGTTGTGTCTGATCACGCCCATGCCTTTCATGCACGCCTGCCGCCGTTTCCTGTCCCAGATGCACCGGGCCGTCACGGCTGCCTCGCCCCCGCCCCTCCCCCTGGAGAGCTACGTCCACAACGTCCTGTACGAGGTGCCCCTGCCCCCTCCGGGGCGCTCGCTGAAGTTCCACGGGGTGTACGAGCCCATCGTGTGTCAGCGTCCTGGGCCTGGGGAGCTGCCTCTGGCTGACTTCCCTCTGGGCCAGACCTTCACTCTGCTGGGGGTAGAGAACCTGGTGCAGCTGTTCAACTGCACCCTGCTGGAGATGCAGATTCTGCTCTACTCACAGG ACTACCAGCGGTTGATGACAGTTGCGGAGGGCATCACCACCCTGCTCTTCCCGTTCCAGTGGCAGCATGTCTACGTGCCCATCCTGCCCGCCTCACTGCTGCACTTCCTGGATGCCCCCGTGCCCTACCTCATGGGCCTGCAGTCCAAGGAGGGCACCGACCGCTCCAAACTAGAGCTGCCACAGGAG gCTAACCTTTGCTTCGTGGACATTGACAACCACTGCATTGAGCTGCCTGAGGACTTCCCCCAGTTCCCTAACAAACCAGAGTTCATCCAGGAGCTCAGTGAAGTCCTCCTCCGCTACGGCCTATCCCCAGTGGGGGGCGCTCCTCCAATCTCTGAccccccctccaccaccaccacccctggCTCCGTCTCTACCCGTCACCCTGGTCTGAAAGGCCAACAGGCCCTGAGGGAGCTCGAGGATGATGGGAGGAATGGGAACCTAAGAGGGGAGCAGTTAGCTGTGTTGGAGCTTCTCCAAGGGAACGCTACTCTGGAAAGACTCCAGGCTCTGGCTAAGAGAACGGGGGTCCGTGTGGAAGCCCTGAGGGGGgtagggggtgagggagagggccAGGGGGGGAGGACGGCAGTCGAGGAGGAAGAGCTGAGGAACGCTAAGCTGAATGTACAGCTGAGGGAGGTGTTCGCTAGCAGATTTACCACGATGTTCGCGGACTATGAGGCCTTCGTCATCCAGAGCGCTCCGGACCTGGAGTCCTGGCTCACCAACCGAGAGCAGATGCACAATTTTGATAAG gcATCCTTCCTGTCTGACCAGCCGGAGCCCTACCTGCCCTTCCTGTCCCACTTCATCGAGACCCAGATGTTCGCCACCTTCATCGACAACAAGATCATGTCCCAATGGGAGGAGAAGGAGCCGCTGCTCCGTGTGTTTGACGGACGTATCGATAAAGCTCGTCTATACAATGTTAGAgccccaagtctgaggtcctccAACTACCAGAGGTGCACCATCCTCAAGGAGTCAG CCCAGGCCATCGAACAGCGGCTGATGAAGATCGACCACACAGCCATCCACCCACACCTGTTGGATATGAAGATTGGACAGGGCAAATATGAACAGGGCTTCTTTCCCAAGCTGCAGTCTGACGTGCTCTCAGTCGGACCCATCAATAACAA CAGGTGGTCCAATCGTACCGCTACGGCTCAGCGCAGGAAAGACCGCCACAGACAACAAACAGAACACCTGACTCTAGATAACGACCTCAAAGAG CAGGTAGAGGGGTGTCTAGTCCTGCAGAACTCCATGGCGTTTTGGGAGTGGGACAAGGCGTCTCCCCCACCTCTCAAACCACCAAAAAAGTCTGCCTCTGAGTGCTGCCTG AAGCACATGCAGGACGCTCGGAGCCTGGGGAAGAACCTCCGTCAGCCCAAGCTGTCTGACCTCTCACCTGCCGTCATCGCTCAGACCAACTGGAAGTTTGTAGAGGGACTACTCAAGGAGTGTCGCATTAAG ACTAAGCGTATGTTGGTGGAGAAGATGGGCAGGGAGGCGGTGGAGCTGGGTCATGGGGAGGCCAACATCACAGGTCTGGAGGAGAACACTCTCATCGCCTCCCTCTGTGACCTGCTGGAGAGGATCTGGAGCCATGGCCTGCAGGTCAAACAG GGGAAGTCAGCTCTGTGGTCCCACCTGCTGCACTACCAGGCCAGAGAGgagaaactggagcagcagcaggcagagtcaccag TGTCAAACGGTTCAGAGAGACGAAAGTCTGAGTCATCAATAGGGATGCCATCACTGCGAGCGTCCGTCATACAGGATATGAG GCACATCCAGAGTATGGGGGAGATAAAGACTGATGTGGGCAGAGCGAGGGCCTGGATCCGTCTGTCTCTGGAGAAGAAGCTGCTCTCACAACACCTCAAACAACTGCTGTCCCGCCAAGCCTTAACTAA GAAGTTGTATAAGCGCTACGCCTTCCTACGctgtgaggaggagaaggagcagttCCTGTTTCACCTGCTCTCCCTCAACACCGTCGACTACTTCTGCTTCACCAGCGTCTTCACCACCATCA TGATCCCATACCGTGCCGTCATCATCCCCATCAAGAAGCTGAGCAACGCCATGACGACCTCCAACCCCTGGGTGTGTGTGTCGGGTGAGCTGGGCGACTCGGGCGTCAGGCAGATCACCAAGAACGTCCTTGAGATGACCTTTGAT TGTCAGAACCTGGGTAAGCTGACTACAGTCCAGTTGGGTCATGATAACTCTGGGCTGCTGGCTAAATGGCTGGTGGACTGTGTCATGGTCCGCAACGAGATCACAGGACACACCTACAAGTTCCCATGTGGGCGGTGGCTTGGTAAAGGCGTGGACGACGGCAGTCTGGAGCGCGTTCTGATTGGTGAGCTGGCGTTGCCCAACGCAGATGAGGATTGTGGGAGAGGGTGTCGCACGCCCGACATGGAGCATTCGCCGGGTCAGACCAGACGCATCAGCATCACCTCGATGGGAGGACGTGGATACA AGCCCACCTCAGCTCAAATCCAGGAGGCCATCGGCGAGGCAGTGAACAGCATCTGCAAACACTTCCACAAGCCTgagaaagag aggGGCAGTCTGACCATCCTGCTGTGTGGTGAGGTTGGTCTGGTCGGGGCTCTGGAGCAGTTCTTCCACAACGGCTTCAAGTCCGCCCGCCTCTTCCAGAAGACTGTCTTTGTCTGGGACTTTGTGG aGAAGGCGGTGGCTTACATGGAGTCAGCGGACCAGATGGGGGACATGCAGGAGACGGCTGAGCCCCTGGGCCTGACTTGTGTTTATCTCTGTCGCTATGTCAGTGCCATCAACTCCTCGCCCAGGAACATTGGCAAGGACGGCAAGTTCCAGCTGCTCGTCTGCCTCGGAGCCAG agATCGTCTGCTGATTCAGTGGCTCCCTCTGTTGGTGGAGTGTCCAGTGATCCAGCGGATGTATGAGGAGTCTGCTCTGCTGCGGGACCGCACCATGGTCAACGCTCTCATCGCTGTC
- the LOC121542551 gene encoding DENN domain-containing protein 5B isoform X5, with the protein MSGTNAASGAAPCRFAHYFVICGIDTETGLEPDELAALYQWLEADRQGRDPDTAATGENFEQSPLKRTFKSKVLAHYPENVEWNPFDQDAVNMLCMPKGLSFRTQADSREPQFHSFLITREDGSRTYGFVHTFYEEVTSPQICSAMQTLYQMHQAENPSSATPSSSSSSSSSMDSLASSLDEADSPSSSSCRSVACGGYDASRDTLYVSKALCLITPMPFMHACRRFLSQMHRAVTAASPPPLPLESYVHNVLYEVPLPPPGRSLKFHGVYEPIVCQRPGPGELPLADFPLGQTFTLLGVENLVQLFNCTLLEMQILLYSQDYQRLMTVAEGITTLLFPFQWQHVYVPILPASLLHFLDAPVPYLMGLQSKEGTDRSKLELPQEANLCFVDIDNHCIELPEDFPQFPNKPEFIQELSEVLLRYGLSPVGGAPPISDPPSTTTTPGSVSTRHPGLKGQQALRELEDDGRNGNLRGEQLAVLELLQGNATLERLQALAKRTGVRVEALRGVGGEGEGQGGRTAVEEEELRNAKLNVQLREVFASRFTTMFADYEAFVIQSAPDLESWLTNREQMHNFDKASFLSDQPEPYLPFLSHFIETQMFATFIDNKIMSQWEEKEPLLRVFDGRIDKARLYNVRAPSLRSSNYQRCTILKESAQAIEQRLMKIDHTAIHPHLLDMKIGQGKYEQGFFPKLQSDVLSVGPINNNRWSNRTATAQRRKDRHRQQTEHLTLDNDLKEKHMQDARSLGKNLRQPKLSDLSPAVIAQTNWKFVEGLLKECRIKTKRMLVEKMGREAVELGHGEANITGLEENTLIASLCDLLERIWSHGLQVKQGKSALWSHLLHYQAREEKLEQQQAESPVSNGSERRKSESSIGMPSLRASVIQDMRHIQSMGEIKTDVGRARAWIRLSLEKKLLSQHLKQLLSRQALTKKLYKRYAFLRCEEEKEQFLFHLLSLNTVDYFCFTSVFTTIMIPYRAVIIPIKKLSNAMTTSNPWVCVSGELGDSGVRQITKNVLEMTFDSAFRPHTHIDAMFKCQNLGKLTTVQLGHDNSGLLAKWLVDCVMVRNEITGHTYKFPCGRWLGKGVDDGSLERVLIGELALPNADEDCGRGCRTPDMEHSPGQTRRISITSMGGRGYKPTSAQIQEAIGEAVNSICKHFHKPEKERGSLTILLCGEVGLVGALEQFFHNGFKSARLFQKTVFVWDFVEKAVAYMESADQMGDMQETAEPLGLTCVYLCRYVSAINSSPRNIGKDGKFQLLVCLGARDRLLIQWLPLLVECPVIQRMYEESALLRDRTMVNALIAVLQTLHDFPITLEASLIKGIDL; encoded by the exons CTTTGTACCAATGGCTAGAGGCTGACCGCCAAGGCAGAGACCCCGATACAGCAGCCACAG GGGAGAACTTTGAGCAGAGCCCCCTGAAGAGGACGTTCAAGTCTAAAGTCCTGGCCCACTACCCTGAGAACGTGGAGTGGAACCCTTTCGACCAGGATGCTGTCAACATG CTCTGTATGCCCAAAGGCCTGTCGTTCAGGACGCAGGCGGACAGCCGGGAGCCCCAGTTCCACTCCTTCCTGATCACCCGGGAGGACGGCTCTCGCACCTACGGCTTCGTCCACACCTTCTACGAGGAGGTGACGTCCCCTCAGATCTGCTCGGCCATGCAGACCCTCTACCAGATGCACCAGGCCGAGAACCCTTCCTCcgccaccccctcctcctcttcctcctcttcctccagtaTGGACTCTCTGGCTAGCAGCCTCGACGAAGCAGATTCTCCATCTTCATCATCTTGCCGGTCGGTGGCGTGCGGCGGCTACGACGCGTCGCGGGACACCCTCTACGTCTCCAAGGCGTTGTGTCTGATCACGCCCATGCCTTTCATGCACGCCTGCCGCCGTTTCCTGTCCCAGATGCACCGGGCCGTCACGGCTGCCTCGCCCCCGCCCCTCCCCCTGGAGAGCTACGTCCACAACGTCCTGTACGAGGTGCCCCTGCCCCCTCCGGGGCGCTCGCTGAAGTTCCACGGGGTGTACGAGCCCATCGTGTGTCAGCGTCCTGGGCCTGGGGAGCTGCCTCTGGCTGACTTCCCTCTGGGCCAGACCTTCACTCTGCTGGGGGTAGAGAACCTGGTGCAGCTGTTCAACTGCACCCTGCTGGAGATGCAGATTCTGCTCTACTCACAGG ACTACCAGCGGTTGATGACAGTTGCGGAGGGCATCACCACCCTGCTCTTCCCGTTCCAGTGGCAGCATGTCTACGTGCCCATCCTGCCCGCCTCACTGCTGCACTTCCTGGATGCCCCCGTGCCCTACCTCATGGGCCTGCAGTCCAAGGAGGGCACCGACCGCTCCAAACTAGAGCTGCCACAGGAG gCTAACCTTTGCTTCGTGGACATTGACAACCACTGCATTGAGCTGCCTGAGGACTTCCCCCAGTTCCCTAACAAACCAGAGTTCATCCAGGAGCTCAGTGAAGTCCTCCTCCGCTACGGCCTATCCCCAGTGGGGGGCGCTCCTCCAATCTCTGAccccccctccaccaccaccacccctggCTCCGTCTCTACCCGTCACCCTGGTCTGAAAGGCCAACAGGCCCTGAGGGAGCTCGAGGATGATGGGAGGAATGGGAACCTAAGAGGGGAGCAGTTAGCTGTGTTGGAGCTTCTCCAAGGGAACGCTACTCTGGAAAGACTCCAGGCTCTGGCTAAGAGAACGGGGGTCCGTGTGGAAGCCCTGAGGGGGgtagggggtgagggagagggccAGGGGGGGAGGACGGCAGTCGAGGAGGAAGAGCTGAGGAACGCTAAGCTGAATGTACAGCTGAGGGAGGTGTTCGCTAGCAGATTTACCACGATGTTCGCGGACTATGAGGCCTTCGTCATCCAGAGCGCTCCGGACCTGGAGTCCTGGCTCACCAACCGAGAGCAGATGCACAATTTTGATAAG gcATCCTTCCTGTCTGACCAGCCGGAGCCCTACCTGCCCTTCCTGTCCCACTTCATCGAGACCCAGATGTTCGCCACCTTCATCGACAACAAGATCATGTCCCAATGGGAGGAGAAGGAGCCGCTGCTCCGTGTGTTTGACGGACGTATCGATAAAGCTCGTCTATACAATGTTAGAgccccaagtctgaggtcctccAACTACCAGAGGTGCACCATCCTCAAGGAGTCAG CCCAGGCCATCGAACAGCGGCTGATGAAGATCGACCACACAGCCATCCACCCACACCTGTTGGATATGAAGATTGGACAGGGCAAATATGAACAGGGCTTCTTTCCCAAGCTGCAGTCTGACGTGCTCTCAGTCGGACCCATCAATAACAA CAGGTGGTCCAATCGTACCGCTACGGCTCAGCGCAGGAAAGACCGCCACAGACAACAAACAGAACACCTGACTCTAGATAACGACCTCAAAGAG AAGCACATGCAGGACGCTCGGAGCCTGGGGAAGAACCTCCGTCAGCCCAAGCTGTCTGACCTCTCACCTGCCGTCATCGCTCAGACCAACTGGAAGTTTGTAGAGGGACTACTCAAGGAGTGTCGCATTAAG ACTAAGCGTATGTTGGTGGAGAAGATGGGCAGGGAGGCGGTGGAGCTGGGTCATGGGGAGGCCAACATCACAGGTCTGGAGGAGAACACTCTCATCGCCTCCCTCTGTGACCTGCTGGAGAGGATCTGGAGCCATGGCCTGCAGGTCAAACAG GGGAAGTCAGCTCTGTGGTCCCACCTGCTGCACTACCAGGCCAGAGAGgagaaactggagcagcagcaggcagagtcaccag TGTCAAACGGTTCAGAGAGACGAAAGTCTGAGTCATCAATAGGGATGCCATCACTGCGAGCGTCCGTCATACAGGATATGAG GCACATCCAGAGTATGGGGGAGATAAAGACTGATGTGGGCAGAGCGAGGGCCTGGATCCGTCTGTCTCTGGAGAAGAAGCTGCTCTCACAACACCTCAAACAACTGCTGTCCCGCCAAGCCTTAACTAA GAAGTTGTATAAGCGCTACGCCTTCCTACGctgtgaggaggagaaggagcagttCCTGTTTCACCTGCTCTCCCTCAACACCGTCGACTACTTCTGCTTCACCAGCGTCTTCACCACCATCA TGATCCCATACCGTGCCGTCATCATCCCCATCAAGAAGCTGAGCAACGCCATGACGACCTCCAACCCCTGGGTGTGTGTGTCGGGTGAGCTGGGCGACTCGGGCGTCAGGCAGATCACCAAGAACGTCCTTGAGATGACCTTTGAT TCTGCTTTCAGGCCACACACTCACATCGACGCCATGTTCAAG TGTCAGAACCTGGGTAAGCTGACTACAGTCCAGTTGGGTCATGATAACTCTGGGCTGCTGGCTAAATGGCTGGTGGACTGTGTCATGGTCCGCAACGAGATCACAGGACACACCTACAAGTTCCCATGTGGGCGGTGGCTTGGTAAAGGCGTGGACGACGGCAGTCTGGAGCGCGTTCTGATTGGTGAGCTGGCGTTGCCCAACGCAGATGAGGATTGTGGGAGAGGGTGTCGCACGCCCGACATGGAGCATTCGCCGGGTCAGACCAGACGCATCAGCATCACCTCGATGGGAGGACGTGGATACA AGCCCACCTCAGCTCAAATCCAGGAGGCCATCGGCGAGGCAGTGAACAGCATCTGCAAACACTTCCACAAGCCTgagaaagag aggGGCAGTCTGACCATCCTGCTGTGTGGTGAGGTTGGTCTGGTCGGGGCTCTGGAGCAGTTCTTCCACAACGGCTTCAAGTCCGCCCGCCTCTTCCAGAAGACTGTCTTTGTCTGGGACTTTGTGG aGAAGGCGGTGGCTTACATGGAGTCAGCGGACCAGATGGGGGACATGCAGGAGACGGCTGAGCCCCTGGGCCTGACTTGTGTTTATCTCTGTCGCTATGTCAGTGCCATCAACTCCTCGCCCAGGAACATTGGCAAGGACGGCAAGTTCCAGCTGCTCGTCTGCCTCGGAGCCAG agATCGTCTGCTGATTCAGTGGCTCCCTCTGTTGGTGGAGTGTCCAGTGATCCAGCGGATGTATGAGGAGTCTGCTCTGCTGCGGGACCGCACCATGGTCAACGCTCTCATCGCTGTC